The stretch of DNA GCACCGACGTCACGTCCACACGGTTGGCGAGCACGAGGGCCAAGGACGCCAtctgcgacgcgctcgtggacgtcaacgggtggaggccgccgccgccgcagttTGGACACTCCAGCGCGGACGTCCCGCTCTACCTGTCCCTCTTCAGGGACGAGGCTAAGCTGTACCGCGACATGTCCGGAGAatccctccaccgccgcgggtacAGGGACGCGGCTAttcaccgcgcggcgctcaacgaagccgcggcggcgggcgtgcTGAGCCTCGCCGGGTGGTCAGCGGCGTGCGACAGGGCGAGGGAGCGCGGGCTGGTGCTTCCGGCGCTGGTGGATCCCATGTGTGGCTCCGGGACGCTCCTCATCGAGGGCGCCATGATGGCCGGCCGGGTCGCGCCGGGTCTCatacgcgtcgacgcggcagGCGGTTTCGGCAAGGGTGGTGACGGCGGGAGGGATCCGTCGCCCGGCGTACAAAGGCCGGCGTTTGCGTTCGAGCGGTGGCCCGATCACGACCCGACGCTGCTGGAGGAGGTtttggaggaggcggcggagattggcgcggcggcgaggaaaaagatgggcggcgcgccggtgatCATCGGCAACGACGTTCACGCCGGGGCGCTCTCGCTCGCCagacgcgccgcgatggccgccggcgtcgacggcgtcatcgaTTTCGTtcagggcgacgccgccgacctgACGCACCCCAAGTTGACGgagttcaccgccgccgcgctcgagaggGACGGATTACAGCGGGACGTCGATGAAcccgtcgacctcgacgacctcggtCCGACGGCGCTGAGGGCCGAAGGCGGAGGGGTGCTCGTGGTGTCCAACCCGCCGTGGGGCATGCGCATAGGCGCCAGGGACGACGGatacgacggggacgacgcgggcgacggatACGGCGACGGAAactgggacgacgcggcgagtgATGCGGGGAGCGTCCGAGGGGGGGATTCCGTCCGAGGGGGAGAGTCTGTCCCTTCAGCGGGgaccctccgcgcgcccgacgtGGAGGAGGCTTGGcagagcctcggcgcgttctTCCGGCGCGAgtgcgggggcgcgacggcgcaccTGCTCTcgggggacgcgaacgccacgAGGCCGCTCCGGATGAGGGCGAGGCGGAAGAGGGTGttgggcatcggcggcgtggactgCCGACTGCTGGAGTATCGCAtcctgccgccgcggcgaagggccAGCttggaggagctcgcggacgcggcgcgcgaggaggaggagtgaGTGAGTGAGTGAGTGAgtgacgacgcgcggtcATCATGAGAATTAATATTGTGCGTAGTGTTAATGTAGTGTTACCGCTAATAAGTGTTAAAAGTTGAACGTCTGCTGCACCGCCAGCTTCTTGAGCTCGCTCCTCAACTTGGGCCCAAAGTTGGCTCGGCGCACGCTGGTGGGCGGCGGAGCCAGGCCCCCCAGCCACGCGTCCCCGTTGGGCCTGAACACCAGAAACTCCTCGTACCCAACCCCGCTCACCGGGTCCAcgaactcgtcctcgtccgacgTCGTGAACTGCCCAAACTCGACCCCGGCTCGGTGGCTCGTCTGCACGATGGCCGCGTAGTACTGGTGCCTGTGCACGTGCGTTTCAGCCGCCGTCCTTATGGCTCGGGCAAAGGCGCAATCGCCCacgccgtgcccgccgcATCGCATCGCGCCCACGTTGCCACCCTCCAGACCCTCGCATCCGCCGTCCATGCTGGCCATCGCGCCGTTGACCAGCGAGACGCCCAACCCGTCGCACCCCTCGTCAAACGTCCCCGTAGCATTCGCATCTTGCAGCACCGGGCACGACACGCAGTAGGTGCTCAGCCCGCGGGCGCAGCAATCGCCCGGGTCGTTCGGGTCGCACTTGCACACGGTGCCCTCCACGAGCACCCTCCTGGTGCCCATGAACGAGCCAGCCTCGGGAAAGGTCTCGTCAAAGTCGAGagacctcgcgacgccggcgccggatgAAGATTCGGATAAGCTGTTTCCCCCGTGATTGGCGCCGAAGATCACCTCGTCCCCCTCGTCCATGGTCTCGCGCATGGCGCCCGGGCCCCCGACGTCCATTATGAGCGGGTCCACGATGGGCATCACCAGcacggtggcgccgccgcccttgatGTGCCTCTCCAGCTCTCCtctgagcgacgacgcgtccgcgctgtcgccgtgcgcgatggcgcggtgCGAGACGCCAACCTGCCTGGCGTTGACGCGCACGACCGGCAGACCGTCGTTCCTCGTCGAtccctcgggcgcggacgtgctcgcggcggacggggcaTCGGCCAACAAGCTCGCGGGCATGCGAAgcgtgtcgtcgtccttaTCCACGTACCACACGGAAGGGGCGCGGGCCAACCCGctgcccgcggtgagcgcctccACCAGCTGCTTGCGATGGGGCGACCAGGAGTGCGACGCGTTgctgccgccgtcgccgttcgagCCGCCCTGAGGGAACGCCTGCGCGCGAACCGGGGCCCGAACGGACTTGGTGgtcctgcgcgagcgcgcgggggcgcgaaggCCCGCGCAATTCGCGAGCTGctgcgcgtgcgtcgccatGTTGCGCGTCGTGCCAACTGGCTCTGCGCCGGTCGATGTTGGCGTGTGTCTCTCTTTTCGTGACTCGTCGTTTCACGGTCTAATTTCTCCCATATACCCATCGAGAGGCGGGTGTTGTACACGGTGGCGGATTCTGGTCTTCTGATTGGTCCAAAATAACTCAAGACCCATGGTCTACTGCGCCGTATAAATAAAATCTCGGACGGAATCTCTTTGTTAACGCCTTTCAAAGTGCCTCGGGTTGATGGATCTGAGACGAGACActctcgcgcgacgcgacgtgacACCCTCCTTTCGCTCGAGAATGCCtcccaagaagaagaaggccggGGGGCAGAAGAGGgctccccgcggcgacaCCGTCCGCGGCTGCCTCATGAcgctcggcatcgacgaccccgccggcgccttcgagggcgccgagaaTCTCGAGGACGAGTTCAAGGTGATCAAGAAGGCGTGGCACAAGATGTGCCTCGCCACCCACCCCGACAAGGGCGGCTCCGAAGAGGAGTTCCGCGCCGTGCAGGCGGCGTTCGACGTTCTCAAGGACAAGAAGACGTCGGGCACCATCGGAAccttcgcctcgtcctccgcgcagAGCTCCAGCACCAGCACCGCGTTCAAGCACGCCagcgatgccgccgcgaaggcgcactacccgcccgcggggtACTACGAGGACATGCGCGAGAACATCAACGTCCCGGTGtaccgcgtcgagctcgcgaagaCCGACAGGTCCTCGTGCTTCACCGCCGGCCCACCAAACAAACGGGCCAGCGGCGCCGCTGGGAAATGCAGGTTCGGACTCGGCGAGCTCTGCCACCCGGTGGTTACGGCTGCatcgaacgtcgccgccgtcggcgacggcgccgagggacccgcgccgaagaagaagcgcgGCCGCCCTTCAAAGCCCAAACCCTCCAAGCCGGACGGTCCCAAGCTGACCGGGAAGGCGTACGTGGACTGGGCGGTCAAGATCCCGATGAACTCGGTTCGCGTCGGCTCCGTCGATCCCGTCGCCGGCACGTACGGCCGGTGGTCGCACGCGCAGTGCTGGCGGGTCCCGGGGTTAATCCACCGCGGCCTTCccaaccccgcgctcgaACGAGACCCATGCGCGTTCGAACGAGCGCTCCTCGCGATGAACGAGGTGGCGTTTtgcgggttcgacgcgctcgcgttggagcatcgcgcgatcgtcgtcgctcgcgtgaTGGACGtctcggcgtgggcggcttcgacgtcgacggctcgagtcgcgcccgtcgccgaggctgacgtcgtcgccgcggacgaggcgttGAACCCGCGGACACagacacgcgcgcgaggcaaAGGCCGGGCCGCCAAACAGGACTCTcagacggacgaggaggaaccGGCGAAAGGGGCCCACGGCCTGAAGGGGaagaagcgcgcgagggccacgtacgcggcggctgagAAGGCGGGCaagtcgacgacgacggggccggggcgggtTTGGAGCGTGGAGgaggttcgcgtcgcgctcgaggcggcggcacgcgcgAGGCCCGTGCCGGAGCCGGAGGttgagccggagccggaggtGAAGCCGGTCAAGGGAGGGGTCAAGCTCGAGATCGATTGGGCCGCCGTACACCAGGAGATGCGCGAGAAGGTCGCGGCTGCGCCCGAACCGGCCGAGCGCAGGCCCGGGAAGGTCAAGGGGAAGGTCAAGAAAGAGGAACCGGTCGCCgcaagcgcgccgccgccgccgccgccgccgtccgccgccgtcgccttggtcaagcccaagaagaagaagccaTCCTCCGAAGGTTTCATCGTGCCCAGGCCCGACGCGGGACTGGCGACGGCTAACTGCCTGGCGGGCAAGACGGTTGTTCTCACGGGCGTGTTTCcccagctcggcggcggccaaggttTGGACTTGGGCAAGGCCAG from Micromonas commoda chromosome 3, complete sequence encodes:
- a CDS encoding predicted protein, producing the protein MPPKKKKAGGQKRAPRGDTVRGCLMTLGIDDPAGAFEGAENLEDEFKVIKKAWHKMCLATHPDKGGSEEEFRAVQAAFDVLKDKKTSGTIGTFASSSAQSSSTSTAFKHASDAAAKAHYPPAGYYEDMRENINVPVYRVELAKTDRSSCFTAGPPNKRASGAAGKCRFGLGELCHPVVTAASNVAAVGDGAEGPAPKKKRGRPSKPKPSKPDGPKLTGKAYVDWAVKIPMNSVRVGSVDPVAGTYGRWSHAQCWRVPGLIHRGLPNPALERDPCAFERALLAMNEVAFCGFDALALEHRAIVVARVMDVSAWAASTSTARVAPVAEADVVAADEALNPRTQTRARGKGRAAKQDSQTDEEEPAKGAHGLKGKKRARATYAAAEKAGKSTTTGPGRVWSVEEVRVALEAAARARPVPEPEVEPEPEVKPVKGGVKLEIDWAAVHQEMREKVAAAPEPAERRPGKVKGKVKKEEPVAASAPPPPPPPSAAVALVKPKKKKPSSEGFIVPRPDAGLATANCLAGKTVVLTGVFPQLGGGQGLDLGKARARAMIESFGGRVTGSVSGRTDVLLVGKEPGMSKVTKARNQPGCMVLSLENLCELLNAGYMLPEKGTAAAEELTKATKITSFSAGYWYNGQALKATKAQLEYATGAHLNSGSAGKKKQPKELGYW
- a CDS encoding predicted protein; the protein is MATHAQQLANCAGLRAPARSRRTTKSVRAPVRAQAFPQGGSNGDGGSNASHSWSPHRKQLVEALTAGSGLARAPSVWYVDKDDDTLRMPASLLADAPSAASTSAPEGSTRNDGLPVVRVNARQVGVSHRAIAHGDSADASSLRGELERHIKGGGATVLVMPIVDPLIMDVGGPGAMRETMDEGDEVIFGANHGGNSLSESSSGAGVARSLDFDETFPEAGSFMGTRRVLVEGTVCKCDPNDPGDCCARGLSTYCVSCPVLQDANATGTFDEGCDGLGVSLVNGAMASMDGGCEGLEGGNVGAMRCGGHGVGDCAFARAIRTAAETHVHRHQYYAAIVQTSHRAGVEFGQFTTSDEDEFVDPVSGVGYEEFLVFRPNGDAWLGGLAPPPTSVRRANFGPKLRSELKKLAVQQTFNF